The Terriglobus roseus region GCGTAACGCTGCGGAAGATCGCGGTAGCTCTTGGGCGAGTTTTTGTAGATGAGGATGTGGCCCGGGCAGTTCATGGGCTTGGCGCGATACTCCGCGTCGTCCAGCTCCATGGCGGGGAACATGTCCTTGCTGTACACACCGTCGTGGCCGCTGACCTTCCACAGATCGCGCTTCATGATGTGTGGCGTATAGACGAGCGAGTAGCCGCGACGCAGGCACTCGTCGCGCATCCAGTTCTCCATCTCCTTACGGATGAGCGCGCCCTTGGGGTGCCAGAAGATCAGGCCGGGGCCTGCGATCTCTTGAATGGAGAACAGGTCAAGTTGCTTGCCGAGGACGCGGTGGTCACGCGCCTTGATCTCTTCCAAGTGTTTGAAGTGCGCGTCGAGCTCCTTCTGCGTGTAGAAGGCGGTGCCGTAGATGCGCTGCAGTTGCGGGTTCTTTTCATCGCCCAGCCAGTACGCACCAGCAATGCTCATGACCTTGAATGCCTTCACGCGGCCTGTGGAGGGCACGTGCGGTCCGCGGCAGAAGTCGAGGAACTCGCCGTTGCGATAGAAGCTGACGCCTTCACCGCTCTTGGTGAACTTCTCAATGAAGTGGACCTTCATGAAGTCGCCCTGTTGTAGATAACCAACGAGAGCTTCGTCGCGCGCGATGTATTCGTGGCGGAAGGGTTCGTTGCGCGCGACCACTTCGGCCATCTTTGCTTCGATGGCGGCGAGGTCTTCGGGTGTGAAGGGCTGTTCACGCAGGATGTCGTAGAAGAAGCCGCTGTCGGTGGCAGGGCCGTGGCCAAGCTTTACTTCCGGATACAGCTCGGTGATGGCCGTGGCCATGACGTGTGCGGCGGAATGGCGCACGACGCGCAGGGATTCGGGATCGTTCTCCTTGAGCAGCCACAGTGCGACGTCCTCGTTCAAAGGCTCAGCGAGATCAACGATGCGCTCTGCTGTGGCGACGTCACTGTACATGCTCTCTTCGGTCTGCGCGCCGTTGTGGCCTGCGTCGGACTGTTCTTCGGCGCCGTCGGTGGTTTTGCCGGTAGTGGTGCGAATCTTCGCAACAACAACTGCGTCGGCAAGGCGCGGAGAGATGCTATGGGCAATGGCGTAGGGCGTGGTGCCGCGCGGAACTTCGCGCACGCTGCCATCGGGAAGGGTGACTTTGATCTGGTCGCTCACAATAAACAGGATACTGCGAACGGTTCCGGCCGCGGCTGCACGAACGCTATACTTCGGCACGAATGGACCACTCCAACGGATACGAGGCGATCTCAGCCGAATGGCTCAGAGGTCGTGGCAGCGACGCCGGCCGCGCCCGGGCAATCGGCGTGGACGAGGTGCGACGTTGGGCGCGGACGCTTCCCGCGGGCAGCAGCGTGATCGATATTGGGTGTGGCCCCGGCTTTCCTCTGACTGCCGTATTGGTCGAAGAAGGACTCCGGGTTTATGGTCTGGACGCCGCTCCGTCGTTCGTTGCGGCATTTCAACGGAACCTGCCTGGAGTTCCGATCACATGTGCGTCCGTGCTGGAGTCGGATTGTTTTGGCCGCAAGTTCGATGCGGTGCTTGCTGTCGGCTTGATTTTCCTGATGACCGTCGACGAACAGGCACGTCTGCTGCGGAAGTTCGCCGAGATTCTGAACCCGGACGGACACCTGTTGTTCACCGCGCCTTTGCCCGCATGCACGTGGATCGATCAGATGACTGGGCTCTCATCGGTTTCATTGGGTGGGGAAGAATATCGAAGGCAACTCGCATTAGCCGGGCTCTCTGTGGTGGCGGAGTTTGAGGATGTGGGAGAAAACCACTATTACGAGGTGCGGAAGACGGCGACTGCTCTGTAACGCCGCGTTCAAACTTCCTTGCGCCCTGCATAACGGCGTATGCTTTCGCGCATGAATTCCACACGCCGCGATCTGTGCCTGAGTTTGCCCGCCCTTGCTTTCTTTGCCGAACTGTCTGGTGTTGCACAGCAGGCAGCGCCTGCCGCTGCGACTGAATCCAAGCCCGATCCTGCGAAGATTGCTGCCGGAACAAAGATTTTTTCAGACAACCATATCTTCAACGCTCGCGAACTTCCCATTCACAGTGGGAAGACCGGATCATCGCAGGCGGTTTGCCAGGGTGTGCTGCCTACAGGCGAAGGCGTGGAGATGCACAACACGGTATTGCTGCCGGGCATGGCGCCACATCCGCCGCATCAGCACATGCATTCTGAGTGGTTGTTCCTGCGCGAAGGCAAAGTGGAGTGGCTGATTGATGGCAAGTGGGAACCGGCAGAAGCAGGCGACATTCTGTACGCGAGCAGCATGAAACTGCACGGTCTGAAGAATGTTGGCACGGTTCCAGCGAAGTATTTCGTAATGGCGGTCGGGCCGAATCTAAAAGGTTGATTCCTCGCAACGACGACTAGAATTTTTCGTCGGAGGGCTACTCGGATCGCCGGGTGGCGCGATCTGGCGCGCGCGATGTCGCAGTTTTGGACATGTTGATCCGCGAACGTGGCAGGAGACTGCTCGAAGGTTGTAGAGACCCCGTTCCGTATGGGGCATGTGCATGTGCTGTTCCGAGGCCTAGCCTGAATTTCAGGCAGCCACTCGTGGCACTTCTCCCAGGCTGTCTCTGAATTTGTTTCGGAGCACTACGACCATGCCGATTGCATGTCGCCCGTCAAACCTCAGCAGCGATGTACGCTGCACGGTTTGCGGTCAAGGATTTCTCCTCTACGGAGACCGCCTTATCTCGCAAGAGCGAGTGGCGGTTCGTGAGTCAGTTCAACGGATGCTGCGCCGTCAGCACGAGGACTCGCAATACACCGCTGAAGGGTTTGATTTTGACTGGGTTGCAGAACCCCGGACGCACTGAGTGGCAACAGACGATGTTCGTCGGCCGGAGTGATACCCGCGTTGTTTCATGGGGTCACATCTACGGCCGTCCACGTAACAGGTCCACCGCGAAATGAGTGGACCGAAACAGAAAAGAGTCATGAAATGCATATTCCTTGCATTGCTACAGAGACCGCCTTTGACGTCCAATGCCCGGTTTGCGGACGCGGATTTCTCCTGTTGACGGAACCCACCCTCAGTCTGCAACGCGGATCCATGCGGCGACATGCTCGCCGCGCACTTGCTGCGCAACATGATCAGCCCCTG contains the following coding sequences:
- the thrS gene encoding threonine--tRNA ligase; this encodes MSDQIKVTLPDGSVREVPRGTTPYAIAHSISPRLADAVVVAKIRTTTGKTTDGAEEQSDAGHNGAQTEESMYSDVATAERIVDLAEPLNEDVALWLLKENDPESLRVVRHSAAHVMATAITELYPEVKLGHGPATDSGFFYDILREQPFTPEDLAAIEAKMAEVVARNEPFRHEYIARDEALVGYLQQGDFMKVHFIEKFTKSGEGVSFYRNGEFLDFCRGPHVPSTGRVKAFKVMSIAGAYWLGDEKNPQLQRIYGTAFYTQKELDAHFKHLEEIKARDHRVLGKQLDLFSIQEIAGPGLIFWHPKGALIRKEMENWMRDECLRRGYSLVYTPHIMKRDLWKVSGHDGVYSKDMFPAMELDDAEYRAKPMNCPGHILIYKNSPKSYRDLPQRYAEFGNVYRYERSGTMHGLLRVRGFTQDDAHIFCTPDQISGEVEACLDFAEAVLQNFGFAEYRVELSTRDPKKEGEFFGTAEDWAYSEGALRDVLTKRGLKFQEFPGEAAFYGPKIDVKLVDVLGRLWQLSTVQFDFNLPRRFELEYTGEDGEKHQPVMVHRALFGSVERFFGVLIEHYAGAFPLWLAPVQVGLVPISEKHIDYARKVKAELEKIGLRVDLDERNEMMKAKIRDFANEKIPFVLIMGDKEAANEAVSVRTRGKGDEGSTPLADFIARAKDLLTHRSPTL
- a CDS encoding class I SAM-dependent methyltransferase, producing MDHSNGYEAISAEWLRGRGSDAGRARAIGVDEVRRWARTLPAGSSVIDIGCGPGFPLTAVLVEEGLRVYGLDAAPSFVAAFQRNLPGVPITCASVLESDCFGRKFDAVLAVGLIFLMTVDEQARLLRKFAEILNPDGHLLFTAPLPACTWIDQMTGLSSVSLGGEEYRRQLALAGLSVVAEFEDVGENHYYEVRKTATAL
- a CDS encoding cupin domain-containing protein, producing the protein MNSTRRDLCLSLPALAFFAELSGVAQQAAPAAATESKPDPAKIAAGTKIFSDNHIFNARELPIHSGKTGSSQAVCQGVLPTGEGVEMHNTVLLPGMAPHPPHQHMHSEWLFLREGKVEWLIDGKWEPAEAGDILYASSMKLHGLKNVGTVPAKYFVMAVGPNLKG